The genomic region ATGTAACGTCGGTTTGGACAACCTTTTGTTGCACCAGACCGTCTTTCATCAGCCACAATCCGGTATACACTTGGTGTGTCTGACCACTTAACTGGCGCAGCATTTCATAGGCGTCTTGGCGATCCTTGGGTTTGCCATAAAGCGTTCCTTGAAAACTAATCGCCGTATCCGCCGCTAGAATGGTCGCCGTTGGATATTGAACCGCGACTGCTTCACCCTTGCGTTGCGCTAAAGTTTGGACATAATCGCCCGGTGTCGTTAGCGGTGTTTCGTGTTCATC from Latilactobacillus sakei subsp. sakei DSM 20017 = JCM 1157 harbors:
- a CDS encoding Maf family protein; this translates as MFILASQSPRRQALLKRVVNDFEVQPAQIDEHETPLTTPGDYVQTLAQRKGEAVAVQYPTATILAADTAISFQGTLYGKPKDRQDAYEMLRQLSGQTHQVYTGLWLMKDGLVQQKVVQTDVTFWHLSTAEIEQYLDQNEYADKAGAYGIQGAGALLINKINGDFYNVVGLPVSTVARMLQD